A stretch of the Campylobacteraceae bacterium genome encodes the following:
- a CDS encoding thioredoxin fold domain-containing protein — translation MKAQNLLFILLFCFTLLIAQEKNEGKFYGAKDVHIPSWFLDSFLDIKDDIEEQALENKRIIIFVHQKDCPYCNKFITYNLEDKKTKEKIQKHFSIVDVNMFGDKEINYLDGETYSEKSFAKKYKIQFTPTLLFFNEKNEEILRLNGYIPLKKFNLALDYIKNKEKNILSFKNYVQKYSKKSLSESSMKSKLFINTSKNFRRDKNSKALVIFFEYENCLECKKLHTLFLEDTVIQKLLKNIDIRFVDMNDNTALVTPSKIIMHTKDWVEKLNITYNPSIIFFDNKGKEIIRIEASFKKFHIQSIVDYVVSKAYIKEAEFQRYLTKRANQIREKGKDVNIWID, via the coding sequence ATGAAAGCTCAGAACCTTCTATTTATTTTGCTTTTTTGCTTTACATTGTTAATAGCCCAAGAAAAAAATGAAGGTAAGTTTTATGGAGCGAAAGATGTTCATATACCCTCTTGGTTTTTGGATAGTTTTTTGGATATCAAAGATGATATTGAAGAACAAGCCTTAGAAAATAAACGTATTATTATATTTGTGCATCAAAAAGACTGCCCTTATTGTAATAAATTTATTACTTATAACTTAGAAGATAAAAAAACAAAAGAGAAAATACAGAAACACTTTTCAATTGTTGATGTCAATATGTTTGGGGATAAAGAAATAAATTATCTTGATGGAGAAACATACAGTGAAAAAAGTTTTGCAAAAAAATATAAAATACAATTTACTCCTACCTTACTCTTTTTTAATGAAAAAAATGAAGAAATATTAAGACTAAATGGATATATACCTCTTAAGAAATTTAACCTAGCGCTTGATTATATTAAAAACAAAGAAAAAAATATACTTAGTTTTAAGAACTATGTACAAAAATACAGTAAAAAAAGCCTTTCAGAAAGCAGCATGAAAAGTAAACTTTTTATTAATACTTCTAAGAACTTTCGAAGAGATAAAAACAGTAAAGCGCTTGTAATATTTTTTGAGTATGAAAATTGCCTTGAATGTAAAAAACTGCATACTTTATTTCTTGAAGATACTGTCATACAAAAACTTCTAAAAAACATTGATATAAGATTTGTTGATATGAATGATAATACAGCTCTTGTAACACCTTCTAAAATTATAATGCATACAAAAGATTGGGTAGAGAAACTAAATATCACCTATAACCCAAGTATTATATTTTTTGATAACAAAGGCAAAGAAATAATACGTATTGAAGCCAGTTTTAAAAAATTTCATATTCAAAGTATCGTAGATTATGTAGTTAGTAAAGCCTATATAAAAGAAGCAGAATTTCAAAGGTATTTAACAAAAAGAGCCAATCAAATTAGGGAAAAAGGCAAAGATGTAAATATTTGGATAGATTGA
- the ltaE gene encoding low-specificity L-threonine aldolase: MKKTIDLRSDTFTIPCLKMKEAMLKASVGDDVYGEDPSVNLLEKTIAKLTNKEAALFTSSGTQANLLALLSHCKRGEEYICGQEAHIYKYEAGGAAVLASIQPQPLDFKKDGSLALKKIKETIKPKDSHYAQSKIICLENTHDGKVLSLSYLKKAKTFAKENNLLLHIDGARVFNAAVHLDVKISEITQYADSISICLSKGLGAPVGSLLVGSKSFIEEARKYRKMLGGGMRQAGYLAAAGLYALEHNINDLKKDHKNAKELKKELKKIKDIKIISNDTNMLFIEVKNSQKLLTYLSKKNILISGYGKLRLVTHRDITKKDLQKVIKAFKDYYSK; this comes from the coding sequence ATGAAAAAAACAATTGATTTACGAAGCGATACGTTTACAATTCCATGTTTAAAAATGAAAGAAGCTATGTTGAAAGCTAGTGTAGGAGATGATGTATATGGTGAAGATCCAAGTGTAAATCTTTTGGAAAAAACAATAGCCAAACTTACCAACAAAGAAGCAGCTCTTTTTACAAGCTCAGGCACCCAAGCCAATCTTTTAGCCCTCTTATCTCACTGTAAAAGAGGTGAAGAGTATATTTGTGGACAAGAAGCACATATTTATAAATATGAAGCAGGAGGTGCTGCTGTATTAGCTAGCATTCAGCCCCAACCCTTAGATTTTAAAAAAGATGGTTCTTTAGCTTTGAAAAAAATAAAAGAAACAATAAAACCCAAAGATTCACATTATGCACAAAGTAAAATAATATGTTTGGAAAATACCCATGATGGAAAAGTTCTATCTTTGTCTTATTTAAAAAAAGCCAAAACTTTTGCAAAAGAAAACAATTTACTTTTACATATAGATGGTGCAAGGGTATTTAATGCAGCTGTACATTTAGATGTAAAAATAAGTGAAATAACACAATATGCAGATTCTATATCTATTTGTTTATCGAAAGGGCTAGGAGCTCCTGTGGGCTCTTTATTGGTGGGTTCCAAATCTTTTATAGAAGAAGCAAGAAAATACAGAAAAATGTTAGGTGGAGGAATGAGACAAGCAGGATATTTAGCTGCTGCTGGTTTATACGCACTTGAACATAATATTAATGATTTAAAAAAAGACCATAAAAATGCCAAAGAATTAAAAAAAGAATTAAAAAAAATAAAAGATATAAAAATAATTTCAAATGATACTAATATGTTATTTATTGAAGTTAAAAACTCACAAAAATTACTTACTTATTTAAGTAAAAAGAATATTTTAATTTCTGGTTATGGAAAACTGCGTTTAGTTACACACAGAGATATTACAAAAAAAGATCTTCAAAAAGTAATAAAAGCATTTAAAGATTATTATTCAAAGTAA